The genomic stretch CCATTGACAGCCCCCTTATCTTACATCAGTGGAAATAATTCTTCTGCAGCAGCATTCTTTTTTAAATACTCCTGCATCCGATTTTTGAGCCCGTTTTCATCCTTTAAGCTTAAGGACAGACTCATATCATTTAAACAGGCAAACTTGCTGTCCGAAGCCTTTCGGGAGACTCCGGTATCACAGCTTACACTGCCTTCTTTTTTTAGAACCCACGCTTCCTCAATCAGCTCTCTCACCCGGTATTCCATGATCTCGCCTTCAAACAATATTTTCTGCTTGACGAAAACTCCCTGGTACATCCGGGAAATATCCTCACTGTGAAACTCTTCTTCATCCGGAAGAATTCTGACCTGCAATTCCACCTTGGAATCCCGGTCCCCACAGTACTGGATCATGGCTTTATCCATAATATCTTCCGGCATGGGAATATAGTTTGACAGATCCTTAAAATACGGGAACACAAGACCTTCTTCTAACAGGAAGGAAACCGTAGTCTGGCACAGCTTCTGCTGCTCTTCATCAAGCGCAGAAAGTTTCGAATAATACTTAGTTATGGCCAGCAAATAAATGGTGGGAAGACGGCCTTTTACAGATGCTGCCTTAACCGTTCCTTCCAGATAAGCGAAAACCTTTTCCTCCGGCTCCTTATCCTCCATAAAGTACTCTGAACATTTTATGATAAAATAAGCCTTCACGATCATATCACCGGTTTCCTTGCGGCTCCTGTAAAGGCCAAACACCTTGTCAAGTTTAGAGCTGCATCCGGAAAACATCATCTGAGCCGTCAGGCGTTCTTCCAGATCATATGTTTCCACATGCTCGGAAACGCCCTTCATAAGCACCTGATACATATGGCTCGTCAACCCGTTAAAATGCTCGCACAGGTAGTCAAGGATCACTCCGTCACTTTTTCCTTCCTTAAAAACATCATATGCCAGATGTAAAAGCAAAGGATCCTCGTCAAATAAGTTCTTAAGTATCATTTTCGTACACAATTCGTAAAGCCGCTCCGTCCTGGTTCCTTCGCTACCGAATTCCCGGATCATTAAGAACGCCTCTTCCATGTGATTGTTATGGATGAGCGTATCACAGACGTTTATCCGCTCTTCCTTGGAAAGGACCTTTTTATCCAGCTTAACCAGATATCCGGCTCCTTCATCTCCTTCCAGACCGTCAGAGGCCTGTCTGCCGTAAAACTCGATGACTTTGGAAAGGAGAAGCTTCTGATAAAGAGGCCGCAGGTTTTTATCCTCCAGCGTGCCTTCCAGAATCTTCACCTCTTCTATATCTGAGGCCCCGTCCGCAAGAATCCGTTCACATGCCCGGAGCCGGAGCATGGAATGCTCCGGATAAAGTTCAAAGCAGCGTTCTTCCAGTTCCGGGCGGTCCATAACAGGTTCTTTCTCATAGGGAATGTTGGCATACCGGTTGCCAAAGGCATCCTGGAAAAGCAATATGCTGTGCTCTGAAAACAAGGGTACATAGGAGACACCATCATCGAGAAGGAATGCATCCTCCTCTGTCATTTCCTCATAGCACACAATGACATACTTCATCTTTTTATTGCTGCATTCCACCCGGTAGGACCGGAGTATGGAGGGCAGCACCTTTGCCATAGGAAGATCGATCACATCCTTTAATATCATCCGCTCATAAATTCCGGCCAGCTGCTTGTCAATCCGTGATTCAAACAGCTGCTCCGTAGCAAATTTCTCGATCGTCCGCTCATAGGCCTGATACAGAGGGTCAGTTGGTTCCAGATAAACCAGAACATTTTTATAAAGGATCGCCCTGCTATGGAGATCCAGTTCATTTCCTCCGTAGGAAAAATAAAGAAGCACTTCCTTTGGGAGGAGATAGCAGTAATTCCCCGGCAGAGCATACAAATAATATTCATACAGCCGCGTCAGGCTGATCCCTGCCTTTACCCCTTTTTCGTACCAGGAAAAGGCTTCCGCCATGCGGCATTCCCCTTTGATTAACAAGGCACAGATCGCCTCAAGCACCTCTTTTATAGGGTGCTCCTCATAAAGCTTAACTAACATCCGGTACTGCAGCCGGTTAAAATGCTTTGCCGTTAAGGTAAGCCTGGATACGGCTACAGCCAGCTTTTGATCTACGATTCCTTTTCCGGCGCAATGATAAAGGATCTGGAGTTCCATGGAACCCATGGCCCTTATGATCTCCGGTGAACTGTTCAGCACTTTGCAGCCCCATACGTAGAAAAACGGGCTTCTGACCCCCATTTGAAACTGCTTCTTCATCATGGCTAACAATGCAGGCAGATTCTCAAACAGCTTGTCATCCAGCTTCATAAGCAGCAAAAAAAGCCAGAAGAGCCTTCTGTCTTCTTCCAGATATTTTTTCATGAGACGGATCAGGGATTCCTTCTGGTATTCGTCCGGCTGCACCTTTAAACGCAGGTACTGGTAATAGCAGTATAGCTCCCTTTTTTCCTGACGCACCTTAAGGACATCATCCCGGCATTCGTCAAGAAGCAACGCCGCTTTGGAAGGATTTCCCTGGCCAAGGAATATCTCAGCCCGAAGCAGCTTAAGGAGGCTGGTTTCACCTTTCATCAGTTCAATCTCATCAAGAGCCTTTTCCATCTCATCATATAGATTATTTATATCCTTCTGCCCGTACTCTTCTTCCAGGCGGAGCCGTAAAAACCGGCTCAAAGCTTCTTTTGCAAATGCATTTTCTGCGGATACCCCTCCTCCAGGGTTATTGACCGCCGTAACGGGGATGGCAAAACGGTCTTCAACTCCAGTTATGAGAATCCTTCCGGAATTCTCTCCCTGGTGCATGCGTTCCGGATGGACCAAAAAGGGGACTCTGCATTCCTCTTCCTCAAAGTCCTGCTCCCCAACGCTTTTCTTTGGCAGCTCTATAAAATCACAGTCCGTTGTAACTTCCAGGTTCACATAGCCCCAGTCGCTGCGCTTTATAATCACCCAGTCCGTTACAACTTCTTCCAGTTCTCCAAATCTCCGCTCCTCGGTTTCCGTCCATAACCGGACCGGCTCTTTTACCTTTAAAGCGGTCAGAAACTCTTCCAGTTCCTTTCTTCTGTCAGGTCTCCCCTTCAAGCCATCGTAGATTGCCCTTACATGAAGGTCCTGCATAAAGGGAGCCGTGACAAAATCCCGGTACTCAAACAAACGAAGAGCCGTATCCATATCTTTTTTAGCCGTATCTGCAAAATCCTCTGCTGTCTTTAAATCACTCAG from Lacrimispora sphenoides JCM 1415 encodes the following:
- a CDS encoding DUF5717 family protein; the protein is MRERINRLAKGIIDSEIPKIKVTPWEIDDVVRSGGATRRELVVTSENNLHIKGLAYSSNFRVRLISGAFGGTYNHLVYEINSSYLEDGDVIKGSFYLVTNGGEREVPYSFCVELSTSGKALSDLKTAEDFADTAKKDMDTALRLFEYRDFVTAPFMQDLHVRAIYDGLKGRPDRRKELEEFLTALKVKEPVRLWTETEERRFGELEEVVTDWVIIKRSDWGYVNLEVTTDCDFIELPKKSVGEQDFEEEECRVPFLVHPERMHQGENSGRILITGVEDRFAIPVTAVNNPGGGVSAENAFAKEALSRFLRLRLEEEYGQKDINNLYDEMEKALDEIELMKGETSLLKLLRAEIFLGQGNPSKAALLLDECRDDVLKVRQEKRELYCYYQYLRLKVQPDEYQKESLIRLMKKYLEEDRRLFWLFLLLMKLDDKLFENLPALLAMMKKQFQMGVRSPFFYVWGCKVLNSSPEIIRAMGSMELQILYHCAGKGIVDQKLAVAVSRLTLTAKHFNRLQYRMLVKLYEEHPIKEVLEAICALLIKGECRMAEAFSWYEKGVKAGISLTRLYEYYLYALPGNYCYLLPKEVLLYFSYGGNELDLHSRAILYKNVLVYLEPTDPLYQAYERTIEKFATEQLFESRIDKQLAGIYERMILKDVIDLPMAKVLPSILRSYRVECSNKKMKYVIVCYEEMTEEDAFLLDDGVSYVPLFSEHSILLFQDAFGNRYANIPYEKEPVMDRPELEERCFELYPEHSMLRLRACERILADGASDIEEVKILEGTLEDKNLRPLYQKLLLSKVIEFYGRQASDGLEGDEGAGYLVKLDKKVLSKEERINVCDTLIHNNHMEEAFLMIREFGSEGTRTERLYELCTKMILKNLFDEDPLLLHLAYDVFKEGKSDGVILDYLCEHFNGLTSHMYQVLMKGVSEHVETYDLEERLTAQMMFSGCSSKLDKVFGLYRSRKETGDMIVKAYFIIKCSEYFMEDKEPEEKVFAYLEGTVKAASVKGRLPTIYLLAITKYYSKLSALDEEQQKLCQTTVSFLLEEGLVFPYFKDLSNYIPMPEDIMDKAMIQYCGDRDSKVELQVRILPDEEEFHSEDISRMYQGVFVKQKILFEGEIMEYRVRELIEEAWVLKKEGSVSCDTGVSRKASDSKFACLNDMSLSLSLKDENGLKNRMQEYLKKNAAAEELFPLM